CTGAAGAGCAATTTAAATCCTGGGTACGAGAGTTCAGTTAACAATACTTTATGCAGCATTTTTTTAAAATTTTACGATTCTGGCAATTGTTAAATCTTGTTTCTAAGAAGGTTAGCTTAAAATTTAATTATTTTCTTTTTCTTTTCTCCTTTTTTCTTTGTTCGGTAACCTGGGCTCAAACTGGTGCCGCTGCCGATTCTGCTAATGTAAACCCGGATAAGTTGTTTTATTTTATTTTTGATAACGACGCTACCTTTAAAGTAGATTATTATTATACGCAAGGCATTGGGGTGATGCATTACAATCCGGTTTTCCGGAAGTCGCCCATCAATAAAATTTTAATTTTTTCGAAAAATAAAGCAGCCGAACAGTTTTACGGGTTAAATTATAAATACGATAGTTTTACTCCTACGAACATCCGCGATCCGGAGCTCCGGATAGGCGACCGGCCCTATGCTTCTTACATGTTTGTGAGCCAGATTGCCGGCACTACCAATAAAGTAAAGCAACAACGAATCACTAGCTCCCTGGATGTAGGATTTATTGGGCCCGCTACCGGCGCCGGAAAATTTCAAAGAAAAATTCACGAGTACCTGCACCACGGCATACCGCAGGGTTGGAAATACCAGATAAAAACCGACCTGGTTTTAAATTATAATTTTTTATTTCAACAAGGATTAATCCGGACTTCATCTTTTGAACTGCTTGGCGAAGGTGGGGGCAGCCTGGGAACCTTATACACCAACGCGAACGCGGGAGCATTAATCCGGTTCGGGTGGATGAACAATTATTTTTCGGATTTAGGCATTAGCAATCAAACCAGCCGACAGCAAGCCAATTTACGAAAATGGCAATTGTACGCTTTTGGCCGCACTCAGGGGAGATTAGTGGGTTATAATGCTACCATGCAAGGCGGCCTGTTAAATAGCCGCAACATTTATATTGTACCAGCCCAAGATATTTCACGGACGATTTTAGAAAGCCAAACCGGGTTAGTTTTAATAGTAAAAGGTTTGCGCCTGGAATCGGCGGTTAGTTTTATTTCGCCGGAGTTTAAAGGCAGTCGCCGCCACAAATGGATGCATTTTAACGTGGGCTTTGCGTTTTAAACAACAATCAAAATTTTAAGATTTTAAAAATTCTGACTTTCCTCACTTTGAAAGCATTGTATTTTATAGGCTTAAAAGGTGCGGGTTATGCGGAAAGTTTGCGTTAGCGGTCTCTCCGCATCTTCGGACAGCCAATCTCTGATTGGCGTAACTTGGCAATCAGATAAACGCCAATCAGAGATTGGCCGCACCAAAATACTTAGAGCGTTGCGCTGACTCTAAAAACAAGATTGCACAGCGCTAAACCTAAACACAACTTTCAGAAAACCGAAAATTTAAAAAAATCATCTGCACCGAGCAACGAACAACGAAACAACTTAAGCCTTAAGCTTAAACTTGCCCATAAAATATTTCACGGCTTGTTGGTGGGTTTCGGTGGCAAATTGTTTGTTATAGTCGGGGTTGCTGGGGTTAGCAAAGGCGTGCGGCGCATCGTAAATTTTGTAGGTTAGTTTTTTACCCGCCTGTTTCATGTTCGCGTCAAACTGTTTTACTACTTCTTCCGAAATCATTTTTTCGGTAGCGAAAAAGCCAAGCACATCGCTGTTTAAGGTTTTTAAACGGTTTACGTCTTTTTCGGGCATTCCGTAGAACATGACGCAGCCCACGTTTTGTTTACCCGTAATAATAGCCGATTGCAAAGACCACATGCCGCCAAAGCACCAGCCAACAGAAGCAATTTTAGCCTGCGGACCAGCATAAGTCTGCGCTCCTTTAATTATGTTTTCGAGCCGGGCAGGTTTTACCGCTTGCACGTATTTCATGGCATTTTCGCGGTTAGCGGCTACTTTACCATCGTATAAATCCACCGCAATTACGTTTACTTCTTGCTTTAAGTCGTTGTAATAACTTTCAGCTTCTTTCTTAATATGGTCGTTTAAACCCCACCACTCTTGGTACACGAACAAGTAATTGTTGGTTTTTTTAATAGCTTTTAACTCGTACCCGTTGCCGGCTTGGCCGTCAGGCGTTTTAAAAGTAATCATTTGGCCTACTTCACTTTGGTGCTTGTAAGGCAGCGGATTGGCATGATCCAGCACAAATTTTTTATCGGTGCTTACCAGCATCGCAAAGGTTTGTGAAACCTCGCTGGGTTTGGTGCAGCAACTCGCATGCTGGGCCCAAGCAGCCGGGATAAGGGAAATTAAAAGGAACAAGACTGTGTAGAGTTTTTTCATAGTAAGCTATTTTTTAAAAATTTTAAAATCTGACAAAGCTATTTAACAGGATGAACAGGTTCGGAAATTCTCCTAAAGTCTTTCCCGTCCATACTGGCAATCTCACCAAAGTACCGCTGAAAAAAAACGCAAAAGGTGCTTCTAAGGAATAAATTTAAAAATGCTTAACTGCTTTTCCAGCTAATGTCCTATGTCTAAAACTCAACATCTAATATCCAATTACTGCATCCATTGCGGGCAAATTACCCGGCCTTTGTTAAAGAGTTTCAGGCCCAATACAATTTCGTGCGAGCCGGTATTGGTAACACTTAGTTCGGAGTTATTGTAGTCGTAAGAATAGCCAATATCCATGAGGTAACTAATGTTTAAACCAATTAACCCGGCAAAGGAATCCTGGTTGCGGTACGATACGCCAGCCCAAACCCGGTCGGCGTAAATAGCCCGCAAGTTTGCATCCACCGAAAACGGACTAGGGCCGGCCATTTTCATCATTACCGAAGGCACTAGGGCCAGATCGTTGCCAAAGCGGAATTTATAACCAGCCGTGGCGTAATAATGCCGTTGAATAACGCCGGGCGTTTTCTGGTTCGGCGAATTATTCAAGTCCGTACGCCCTCTTGCTAGTTGCGCCCCCGATATACCCACGAAAAAATCTTGGGAGTAAATCCAGGTACCCAGGTTTAAGTCCAGGTAAGTTTTATTTACAAAATCGCCGGTAATGGCCGGGTCGGCGGGATTAATAAACGTAGCTTCAGAAGTATTTAAACTATTCCGGATCATACCGGCCGAAAGCCCCACCGACACATTAATGGAATGCGTTACCGGTAAATGAAAAGCGTAACTACCCGTTAAATTGGTGCGCCGCAAAACCCCGGTTTTATCTACGTGGGCCATAATACCTACGCCGTGGTGCGGACGGGGTTTGTAAAAGCGGTTGCGGTTAACGGTATGCGTTTTGTTATTGTAGCGGTTTTTTACGCTGCCGGCCTCTTTGTTGAGTGGGGTATGGGCACTTACGTAATACGTAACCGGTGCCCCATCTAACCCTACCCATTGGTATCGGGTACCCATCTTTACATCGGTATAATCTTCGATGCCCGAAAGCGCCGGGTTAAATAAATACTGATTCAGCATGTACTGGCTAAACTGCGGACGCTGCTGCGCCTGTACCTCACTGAACCAACCAACCAATAGAGCAGCAACTAATAAAATTCTTTTCATAAAATAATTTTAACGGATCAGAGTAACATTCCCCGAAATTGGTTTTGAATTATTATCCAGTCGAATAATGTAATAATAGGTAGCCAGCGGTAAATCCTTGCCGTTGTAGGTGCCATCCCACGGTTTGGGGTAGCCCGGTGCAGACGTAAATACTTTGGTGCCATAGCGGTTAAAAATTTCCACGGTGGCTTGCGGGTAATTTTCTATCCGTTGGATTTCCCAGGTTTCGTTAATGCCGTCGCGGTTCGGGCTAAAAGTGTTTACTATAATTACCCTCGGTATAACCGTAATGGTTACTTCGTCGGTAGCGGCACAGCCTTCTTCGGAGTAAGCGGTAACTTTATACGTGGTGGTTTTAGTGGGTCTTGCTACCGGACGTTGCACCGTTGGGTCGTTTAAGCCGGCAGCTGGTTCCCATTGCCACCGTACGCCACCCCGCGCAACCAGTTCCATGGTGTTGCCTTCAATAATGGTGGTATCGCGGCCGGCATCTACGGTAAAAGAACTTACATTTACCGTTACTGCAGTGCGGGTAGGGCTCACGCATTGGTTTTGATTAACCGCTTGCACGTAAAAAGTAGTGGTTTGCCGTAAGGGCGAGGTAACAAAAGTAGCGCCTTCAAAAAGAATATTACCCCCGGTGGCAGTTTCGAACCACTGGTAAGTACCGCCCGGACCGGTTGCTACTAACGTAGCCGTGCTGTCGAGGCAGGTAGATACGCTGGCGGCTTCCACGATTGGCGCGGTGGGCAATTTGTTTACGTCTATCCGCACAACTTCCGAAACGCTGGAGCAATTATCCGAAATTACCGTTCTTCGGAACCAGGTGGTACGGTTAAGTACCGGCGGCGTATAATTCTGCGTGTTATTGGTGCCGGCTGCTGGGGCAAAAGCCGCAGTGGCGCTGGTTATACTGCTTTCCCATAAATAAGTATAGGTACCATTGCCACCGGACGGCGCCGAGCCGTTAATGGTTTGCGGTACGGTATTTTCGCACACGGCCGTTTCGGGGCCACTAATGGTGTTGGCGGTAATACCGGGAAATACCGAAATTTGTACCGTATTACTGTAGTTCGGGTCGCAGCCACCCGATAAAACGCCGCGCCGGAACCAGGTAGTTACGGTAATGGCTGCGGGGTTATAGTTGGCGGTGTTGTTGGTGCCGGCTGCTGGCGCAAAGCCATCGTTTGGCCCACTAGTGCTGCTTTCCCAGATAAACCGCAACGGCTGGGTACCGCCTTGCGGC
The sequence above is a segment of the Adhaeribacter swui genome. Coding sequences within it:
- a CDS encoding lipid A deacylase LpxR family protein, producing MQHFFKILRFWQLLNLVSKKVSLKFNYFLFLFSFFLCSVTWAQTGAAADSANVNPDKLFYFIFDNDATFKVDYYYTQGIGVMHYNPVFRKSPINKILIFSKNKAAEQFYGLNYKYDSFTPTNIRDPELRIGDRPYASYMFVSQIAGTTNKVKQQRITSSLDVGFIGPATGAGKFQRKIHEYLHHGIPQGWKYQIKTDLVLNYNFLFQQGLIRTSSFELLGEGGGSLGTLYTNANAGALIRFGWMNNYFSDLGISNQTSRQQANLRKWQLYAFGRTQGRLVGYNATMQGGLLNSRNIYIVPAQDISRTILESQTGLVLIVKGLRLESAVSFISPEFKGSRRHKWMHFNVGFAF
- a CDS encoding dienelactone hydrolase family protein, which gives rise to MKKLYTVLFLLISLIPAAWAQHASCCTKPSEVSQTFAMLVSTDKKFVLDHANPLPYKHQSEVGQMITFKTPDGQAGNGYELKAIKKTNNYLFVYQEWWGLNDHIKKEAESYYNDLKQEVNVIAVDLYDGKVAANRENAMKYVQAVKPARLENIIKGAQTYAGPQAKIASVGWCFGGMWSLQSAIITGKQNVGCVMFYGMPEKDVNRLKTLNSDVLGFFATEKMISEEVVKQFDANMKQAGKKLTYKIYDAPHAFANPSNPDYNKQFATETHQQAVKYFMGKFKLKA
- a CDS encoding PorP/SprF family type IX secretion system membrane protein, giving the protein MKRILLVAALLVGWFSEVQAQQRPQFSQYMLNQYLFNPALSGIEDYTDVKMGTRYQWVGLDGAPVTYYVSAHTPLNKEAGSVKNRYNNKTHTVNRNRFYKPRPHHGVGIMAHVDKTGVLRRTNLTGSYAFHLPVTHSINVSVGLSAGMIRNSLNTSEATFINPADPAITGDFVNKTYLDLNLGTWIYSQDFFVGISGAQLARGRTDLNNSPNQKTPGVIQRHYYATAGYKFRFGNDLALVPSVMMKMAGPSPFSVDANLRAIYADRVWAGVSYRNQDSFAGLIGLNISYLMDIGYSYDYNNSELSVTNTGSHEIVLGLKLFNKGRVICPQWMQ